From a region of the [Eubacterium] eligens ATCC 27750 genome:
- a CDS encoding alpha/beta hydrolase, with protein sequence MTDTQNEVFKTPVNKIRLFEHGAPGSQNLKLTRKYYTEDMPDGRVKHIVQNITDPDIVPYIPDGIGNSTDRQRIPAVLIIPGGAFRRLVYNFEGEDVAKWLNSMGIAAFVLECRLPSDEHDNAEDVPLIDAMRAMRVIRGRAQEFGIDEAKIGVMGFSAGGFMAALLSTAYESDVYADYKYKDEYDKLSARPDFAVCSYPVISIDDCIEAGKRYMSEEQVLERISDGKAKILHKYNPDKLVRPDMPPVFICETDDDRTTLSENSVGFYMAARKAGVSAELHIFRTGGHGYGCGDDFAQTGEWKVLFTKWIKSIGIIS encoded by the coding sequence ATGACAGATACGCAGAATGAGGTGTTTAAGACACCAGTAAACAAGATAAGGCTGTTTGAGCATGGGGCTCCGGGTTCGCAGAACCTTAAGCTTACAAGAAAATATTACACTGAAGATATGCCTGATGGAAGAGTAAAGCATATAGTGCAGAACATTACAGATCCGGATATTGTTCCTTATATACCTGATGGTATTGGTAACAGTACAGACAGACAAAGGATTCCGGCAGTATTGATTATTCCAGGAGGTGCGTTCAGACGCCTTGTATACAACTTTGAAGGTGAAGATGTTGCAAAGTGGCTTAATAGTATGGGAATAGCTGCATTTGTTCTTGAATGCAGACTTCCATCAGATGAACATGATAATGCAGAGGATGTCCCACTTATAGATGCTATGCGCGCAATGAGAGTTATAAGAGGAAGGGCGCAGGAATTCGGTATAGATGAAGCTAAGATAGGCGTTATGGGCTTTTCAGCAGGAGGCTTTATGGCAGCGTTATTATCAACAGCGTATGAAAGTGATGTGTATGCGGATTATAAGTATAAGGATGAATATGATAAACTATCAGCAAGACCAGATTTTGCTGTTTGTTCATATCCGGTTATAAGTATTGACGATTGTATTGAAGCAGGCAAAAGATATATGTCTGAGGAACAGGTGCTTGAGAGAATCAGTGACGGTAAGGCAAAGATACTGCATAAGTATAATCCGGATAAGCTTGTAAGACCGGATATGCCGCCAGTATTTATATGTGAAACGGATGATGACAGAACAACATTGTCTGAGAACAGTGTGGGCTTTTATATGGCAGCAAGAAAAGCCGGGGTAAGTGCTGAACTTCATATATTCAGAACAGGTGGCCATGGTTATGGCTGTGGTGATGATTTTGCACAGACTGGTGAGTGGAAAGTACTTTTTACAAAGTGGATTAAGAGTATTGGAATTATTAGTTAA
- a CDS encoding OPT family oligopeptide transporter has protein sequence MNEKKEFKPYIPADKVMPELTVTSVIIGALLAILFGGANAYLGLRVGMTVSASIPAAVISMGIIRFILRRDSILENNMVQTIGSAGESVAAGAIFTLPALFMWAQEEGTVMPSLVEIALIALIGGFLGVLFMIPLRSALIVQEHGVLPYPEGQACAEVLVAGEEGGAKAGTVFAGLGIAAVYKFIADGLKVFPSEVDFTIKPYKGSAVGADVLPALLGVGYICGPKVSSYLLAGGSVAWFMIMPLIALFGGDNIIGPALIPVSQMNPSQIWSNYVRYIGAGAVAAGGIISLIKSLPLIVRTFKQALKGYGKKADGVESRLTKDIPMMFVVLGIGVLAIIMWLIPAIPVNLLSAIIIIIFGFFFATVSSRMVGLVGSSNNPVSGMAIATLLISSAILKATGTVGMKGMVAAISIGSVICIIAAIAGDTSQDLKTGYIVGATPYKQQAGELIGVAVSAITVGGVLYLLNAAWGYGSTELPAPQATLMKMVVEGVMGNSLPWSLVFAGVAIAIVVEILQIPVLPFAVGLYLPIYLSTPIMVGGLVRLYFDKKKGITEEERKAKVNQGILYSSGLIAGEGLVGILLAVFAIIPVGADTLGDAINISKIINLGNIGGLVFFACLVATLVAFINKKEKKTK, from the coding sequence ATGAACGAAAAGAAAGAGTTCAAGCCTTATATTCCAGCTGATAAGGTTATGCCTGAGTTAACAGTTACATCTGTTATTATAGGTGCTTTATTAGCTATATTATTTGGCGGTGCTAACGCATATTTAGGACTTAGAGTTGGTATGACAGTTTCTGCATCCATACCAGCAGCGGTTATCTCAATGGGAATTATCCGCTTTATATTAAGAAGAGATTCCATATTAGAGAATAACATGGTCCAGACTATTGGCTCTGCTGGTGAATCGGTTGCAGCAGGTGCTATATTTACACTTCCAGCATTATTTATGTGGGCGCAGGAGGAAGGTACAGTTATGCCTTCTTTAGTTGAGATAGCGCTTATTGCATTAATCGGTGGTTTCCTTGGAGTATTATTCATGATTCCACTTCGTAGTGCATTGATAGTCCAGGAGCATGGTGTGTTACCTTATCCAGAAGGACAGGCATGTGCTGAGGTATTAGTTGCAGGTGAAGAAGGTGGTGCTAAGGCTGGCACAGTATTTGCAGGTCTTGGTATTGCTGCTGTTTATAAGTTTATAGCAGATGGACTTAAGGTGTTCCCAAGTGAGGTTGATTTTACAATTAAACCATATAAGGGTTCAGCAGTAGGTGCAGATGTATTACCTGCACTTTTAGGAGTTGGTTATATATGTGGACCTAAGGTATCATCATACCTTCTTGCAGGTGGTTCTGTTGCATGGTTTATGATTATGCCATTAATCGCATTATTCGGTGGAGATAATATCATTGGACCAGCACTTATTCCAGTTTCACAGATGAATCCATCACAGATATGGTCTAATTATGTACGTTATATTGGAGCCGGTGCAGTTGCAGCTGGTGGTATTATAAGCTTGATTAAGTCATTACCACTTATTGTAAGGACATTTAAGCAGGCACTTAAGGGATATGGTAAGAAGGCAGATGGAGTAGAATCAAGATTAACTAAGGATATTCCTATGATGTTTGTTGTATTAGGAATCGGAGTACTTGCTATTATTATGTGGTTAATCCCAGCTATTCCTGTAAATCTTCTTAGTGCAATTATCATTATCATATTTGGTTTCTTTTTTGCAACAGTATCATCTCGTATGGTTGGATTAGTAGGTAGTTCCAATAACCCTGTATCAGGTATGGCTATTGCGACACTTCTTATTTCATCAGCGATTCTTAAGGCAACAGGTACTGTTGGAATGAAGGGTATGGTTGCGGCTATAAGTATTGGTTCTGTAATATGTATAATTGCTGCTATAGCAGGAGATACATCACAGGATTTAAAGACAGGTTATATAGTAGGTGCAACACCTTACAAGCAGCAGGCTGGTGAACTTATTGGTGTAGCTGTATCAGCTATTACAGTTGGTGGAGTACTTTATTTACTTAATGCAGCATGGGGCTATGGTTCAACAGAATTACCAGCACCACAGGCAACTCTTATGAAGATGGTTGTTGAAGGTGTTATGGGTAACAGCCTTCCATGGTCACTTGTATTTGCAGGAGTTGCAATTGCAATAGTAGTTGAGATTCTTCAGATACCTGTGCTTCCATTTGCAGTAGGACTTTATCTTCCAATCTATTTAAGTACACCTATTATGGTTGGTGGACTTGTAAGACTTTACTTTGATAAGAAGAAAGGTATTACAGAAGAAGAGCGTAAGGCTAAGGTTAATCAGGGAATACTTTATTCATCAGGTCTTATTGCCGGTGAAGGACTGGTTGGTATCCTTTTAGCGGTATTCGCTATTATTCCTGTTGGTGCAGATACTCTTGGCGATGCTATTAATATATCAAAGATTATTAATCTTGGTAATATCGGAGGACTTGTATTCTTTGCATGTCTTGTTGCAACATTAGTAGCATTTATTAACAAAAAAGAAAAGAAGACAAAATAA
- a CDS encoding PqqD family protein, with the protein MAKQKDNYLDYVPKHNSLFECRENKKGHVEVKVHNKGIFNRIAQLIARKPRYSYIELDDFGTFVWHSIDGVRSIYDIGQLVKEHFGDKAEPLYERLCYFIKLLHKNQFIVYMNKINKQINK; encoded by the coding sequence ATGGCTAAGCAGAAGGATAATTACTTAGACTATGTTCCAAAGCATAATTCGTTGTTCGAATGCAGGGAAAACAAAAAAGGTCATGTAGAAGTCAAAGTACACAATAAGGGGATTTTTAACAGAATAGCGCAGCTTATTGCACGAAAGCCCAGATATAGTTACATCGAACTAGATGATTTCGGTACATTTGTATGGCATAGCATAGATGGTGTAAGAAGTATTTATGATATAGGACAGCTTGTGAAAGAGCATTTTGGAGATAAAGCGGAGCCGCTGTATGAGAGATTGTGTTATTTTATAAAGCTGCTTCATAAGAATCAGTTTATTGTATATATGAACAAGATAAATAAGCAGATAAACAAATGA
- a CDS encoding helix-turn-helix domain-containing protein translates to MKKYRKARKLTMEQLSEKSGINLSTLKKYETDNRNPKLEQLSKIAEALEVSVFEFLDIEVKSVNDIISLVNKMNIATDIDWDIDNDKVCISFKNKEINNCLKEYAVDYKKDNILIEKTETNNESTFTRLMLINDKLR, encoded by the coding sequence ATAAAAAAATATAGAAAGGCTCGAAAACTTACTATGGAGCAATTAAGTGAAAAAAGTGGAATAAATTTATCAACATTAAAGAAATATGAAACTGATAATAGAAATCCTAAACTAGAACAGCTTTCTAAAATTGCAGAAGCGTTAGAAGTAAGTGTATTTGAATTTTTAGACATAGAGGTAAAATCTGTAAACGATATTATATCTCTTGTTAATAAAATGAATATAGCTACTGATATTGATTGGGATATTGATAATGATAAAGTATGTATTTCTTTTAAGAATAAAGAAATCAATAATTGTTTAAAAGAATACGCTGTAGATTACAAAAAAGACAATATATTAATTGAAAAAACAGAAACTAATAATGAATCTACATTTACAAGACTTATGCTTATAAATGACAAGCTTAGATAA
- a CDS encoding helix-turn-helix domain-containing protein, with product MNDNESSNLARTIRKYREARKMTMKQLSIKSGIKLSTIKKYETDNRNPKLEQLEKIAAALDVSVFEFLDIEVKSISDIISLVNKMNNATEIEWDIDNEKVSISFKNEDINNSLKDYALDYRCKDINIENESSDSEATLTRLMLINNSLK from the coding sequence ATGAATGATAATGAGAGTTCTAATCTAGCCAGAACTATAAGGAAATATAGGGAAGCCCGTAAAATGACTATGAAGCAATTAAGTATAAAAAGCGGCATTAAACTCTCAACTATAAAAAAATATGAAACTGATAACAGAAATCCTAAACTTGAACAGCTTGAAAAAATAGCTGCGGCTCTTGATGTGAGTGTTTTTGAATTTTTAGATATAGAAGTCAAATCTATAAGTGACATAATTTCACTGGTAAATAAAATGAACAATGCTACTGAAATTGAATGGGATATAGATAATGAAAAGGTAAGTATTTCATTTAAAAACGAGGATATAAACAATAGTCTCAAAGATTACGCCTTAGATTATAGATGTAAAGATATTAATATAGAAAATGAATCTTCTGATTCTGAAGCAACTTTAACCAGACTTATGCTTATTAACAACAGTCTAAAGTAA
- a CDS encoding response regulator produces MYKILIVEDDRIIADNVCEQLLKWGYDVKIADDINVLIAKVQAMLRRTYSFAESTNIIEHNGCILNLNDQTFTYNGKKLEQAGLIDYIKTKKVPEYRQI; encoded by the coding sequence ATGTATAAAATATTAATAGTTGAGGATGACAGGATTATAGCTGATAATGTATGTGAACAGTTATTAAAGTGGGGATATGATGTTAAAATAGCAGATGATATCAATGTGCTTATAGCTAAGGTGCAGGCAATGCTAAGACGGACATATTCATTTGCAGAGAGTACGAATATCATAGAACATAACGGCTGTATACTTAACCTGAATGACCAGACATTTACGTATAATGGGAAAAAGCTTGAACAGGCGGGGCTCATAGATTATATAAAGACTAAAAAGGTGCCGGAATACAGGCAGATATAA
- a CDS encoding LysR family transcriptional regulator has product MIIFRTVCENGYNSTKAAEVLHMTQPAVSLAIKELEQYYGVHLFDRIGRRLQITDAGQHFLQYAIHISDLFSDMETRLRDWDSKGVLRIGASITIGSQFLPNYVKAFSELCPELDVRVTVEQSERLEQKILANELDCALIEGIAHDPNIVSEAYMEDHLSVICGTDKGWTQGQVISIEDFQRQRFLLREKGSGTREVFNRVVEQAGIHITPVWEAMSTTALVNAAINGLGIAVLPHRMILPALRQGLICTVKVEGLSFSRNFHIIHHKDKFLTTSAKRFITLCRDFETDYPLPCYNGLYE; this is encoded by the coding sequence ATGATAATATTTCGTACCGTATGCGAAAATGGATATAATTCCACCAAAGCAGCGGAAGTTTTACACATGACACAGCCAGCAGTCAGCCTTGCCATTAAGGAACTGGAGCAATATTACGGAGTACACCTGTTTGACAGAATCGGCAGACGATTGCAAATCACCGATGCAGGTCAGCATTTTCTTCAATATGCGATACATATATCCGACTTGTTTTCAGATATGGAAACAAGGTTACGTGATTGGGATTCTAAAGGAGTTCTCCGTATTGGTGCAAGCATCACCATCGGCTCGCAGTTTTTACCGAACTATGTAAAGGCATTCTCTGAACTCTGCCCAGAGCTTGATGTCAGAGTTACCGTTGAGCAATCAGAACGTCTGGAACAAAAAATTTTGGCAAATGAATTGGATTGTGCGTTGATCGAAGGTATTGCACATGATCCAAATATCGTTTCGGAAGCCTACATGGAAGATCATTTGAGTGTTATATGCGGTACGGATAAAGGCTGGACACAGGGGCAAGTTATATCCATAGAAGATTTTCAAAGACAGCGATTTCTCTTGCGAGAAAAAGGCAGTGGCACACGAGAGGTGTTTAACCGTGTAGTTGAACAGGCTGGCATCCACATTACACCAGTATGGGAAGCAATGAGCACAACAGCACTGGTCAATGCTGCAATCAATGGATTAGGAATTGCTGTATTACCGCATCGAATGATTCTTCCGGCTCTGCGACAAGGCTTGATTTGTACTGTCAAAGTAGAGGGGTTGAGTTTCAGCCGAAATTTCCATATAATTCATCATAAAGATAAGTTTTTAACAACTTCTGCCAAGCGATTTATTACTTTGTGCAGAGATTTTGAGACTGATTACCCCTTGCCTTGTTACAACGGACTATATGAATAA
- the pflB gene encoding formate C-acetyltransferase, with the protein MVEKTQWAGFKGRLWKEEINVRDFIQNNYTPYDGDESFLAGPTEATNKLWGKLQELQKEERAKGGVLDMETKVVTGLTAYGPGYIDESMKDLEQVVGLQTDKPLKRAFMPYGGIKMAEESCENYGYTPDPELHKVFTEYHKTHNQGVFDAYTPEMRAARRSHIITGLPDTYGRGRIVGDYRRVALYGIDYLIKCKEEDKANCGCGVMTNDVIQLREELTDQINALKGMKAMAAAYGYDISEPATTAKEAVQWLYFGYLAAIKTQNGAAMSVGRVSTFLDIYINKDLEAGKITEAEAQELIDHFVMKCRMVKFARITSYNELFSGDPTWATLEVGGTGIDGRSMVTKNDYRFLHTLENMGPSPEPNLTVLYSSRLPENFKKYAAHISVTTSSIQYENDDVMKVTWGDDYSICCCVSATQTGKEMQFFGARANLAKCLLYAINGGVDMKSKVQVGPAYKPVTSDVLEYDEVVAKFEKMMDWLADLYVNVLNLIHYMHDKYYYEAAEMALIDTDVKRTFATGIAGFSHVVDSLSAIKYAKVTVSERDPETGIAMAFKTEGDFPKYGNDDDRADDIAVWLLKSFLDKIKKRHTYRNSEPTTSILTITSNVVYGKFTGNMPDGRKAGTPLAPGANPSYGAEQNGLLASLNSLTKLPYEWALDGISNTQTMNPDALGHDDSERVNNLVNVMDGYFDQGAHHLNVNVFGKDKLLDAMEHPEKPEYANFTIRVSGYAVKFIDLTKEQQMDVISRTFHDRM; encoded by the coding sequence ATGGTTGAGAAGACACAGTGGGCTGGATTCAAGGGAAGACTTTGGAAAGAAGAAATCAATGTAAGAGATTTCATTCAGAACAATTACACACCTTATGATGGAGATGAGAGTTTCCTTGCAGGTCCAACAGAAGCAACTAATAAGCTTTGGGGAAAATTACAGGAGCTTCAGAAGGAAGAGAGAGCTAAGGGCGGAGTTTTAGACATGGAAACTAAGGTAGTTACAGGTCTTACAGCTTATGGCCCAGGATATATAGATGAATCAATGAAGGATCTCGAGCAGGTAGTAGGTCTTCAGACAGATAAGCCACTTAAGAGAGCATTTATGCCATATGGTGGTATTAAGATGGCTGAGGAATCTTGCGAGAACTATGGTTATACACCAGATCCTGAATTACACAAGGTTTTCACAGAATATCATAAGACACATAACCAGGGTGTATTCGATGCCTATACACCAGAGATGAGAGCTGCAAGAAGATCTCATATCATCACAGGTCTTCCAGACACATATGGTCGTGGACGTATCGTAGGTGATTACAGAAGAGTTGCTCTTTATGGTATTGATTATCTTATTAAGTGCAAGGAAGAGGATAAGGCTAACTGTGGATGCGGAGTTATGACTAACGATGTTATCCAGTTAAGAGAAGAGCTTACAGATCAGATTAATGCTCTTAAGGGAATGAAGGCTATGGCTGCTGCATATGGCTATGATATTTCTGAGCCAGCTACAACAGCTAAGGAAGCTGTTCAGTGGTTATACTTTGGTTACCTTGCTGCTATCAAGACACAGAACGGTGCTGCTATGTCAGTAGGTCGTGTTTCTACATTCCTTGATATCTATATCAATAAGGATCTTGAAGCTGGTAAGATTACAGAGGCTGAGGCACAGGAACTTATCGATCATTTTGTTATGAAGTGCAGAATGGTTAAGTTCGCAAGAATTACATCATACAATGAATTATTCTCAGGAGATCCTACATGGGCTACTCTTGAGGTTGGTGGTACAGGTATCGATGGACGTTCTATGGTTACTAAGAACGATTACAGATTCCTTCATACTCTTGAGAACATGGGACCTTCACCAGAACCAAACCTTACAGTATTATATTCATCAAGACTTCCTGAGAACTTCAAGAAGTATGCTGCTCATATCTCAGTTACAACATCTTCTATCCAGTATGAGAACGATGATGTTATGAAGGTAACATGGGGAGATGATTATTCAATCTGCTGTTGTGTATCTGCTACACAGACAGGTAAGGAAATGCAGTTCTTCGGAGCTAGAGCTAACCTTGCTAAGTGCTTACTTTACGCTATCAATGGTGGTGTAGATATGAAGTCTAAGGTTCAGGTTGGACCAGCTTATAAGCCAGTTACTTCAGATGTTCTTGAATATGATGAAGTTGTTGCTAAGTTTGAAAAGATGATGGATTGGTTAGCAGATCTTTATGTTAATGTACTTAACCTTATCCATTATATGCATGATAAGTACTACTATGAAGCTGCTGAGATGGCTCTTATCGATACAGATGTTAAGAGAACATTTGCAACAGGTATTGCAGGATTCTCACATGTAGTAGATTCACTTTCAGCTATTAAGTATGCTAAGGTTACTGTATCAGAGAGAGATCCTGAGACAGGTATCGCTATGGCATTTAAGACAGAGGGAGACTTCCCTAAGTATGGTAATGATGATGACAGAGCTGATGATATCGCTGTATGGCTTCTTAAGTCATTCCTTGACAAGATTAAGAAGAGACATACTTACAGAAATTCTGAGCCAACAACATCTATCCTTACAATTACATCTAATGTAGTATATGGTAAGTTTACAGGTAACATGCCAGATGGACGTAAGGCTGGTACACCACTTGCTCCAGGTGCAAACCCAAGCTACGGTGCAGAGCAGAACGGACTTCTTGCTTCACTTAACTCTCTTACAAAGCTTCCATATGAGTGGGCTCTTGATGGTATCTCTAATACACAGACAATGAACCCAGATGCTCTTGGACATGATGATTCAGAGAGAGTTAACAACCTTGTTAACGTAATGGACGGATACTTCGATCAGGGTGCTCATCACCTTAACGTTAACGTATTTGGTAAGGATAAGCTTCTTGATGCTATGGAGCATCCAGAAAAGCCAGAGTACGCTAACTTCACAATTCGTGTATCTGGATATGCTGTTAAGTTCATCGACCTTACAAAGGAACAGCAGATGGATGTTATCAGCAGAACATTCCACGACAGAATGTAA
- a CDS encoding DUF3783 domain-containing protein translates to MLEKILLYNVKNPQHIIKAASNMRIISGFINESDTDRTLAEIADDVRGISLSDAEGYQPQENKESLIVFCDVTDKHMDKLLFEMRQKSFDVSFKAVLTDTNRKWNIKQMLVEMRREKFEYMRRNMK, encoded by the coding sequence ATGTTGGAAAAGATATTGTTATATAATGTTAAGAACCCTCAGCATATCATTAAAGCAGCATCTAATATGAGAATTATAAGTGGATTCATTAATGAGTCGGATACAGACCGGACTCTGGCAGAAATTGCAGATGATGTAAGAGGCATATCATTATCAGATGCAGAGGGATATCAGCCACAAGAAAATAAAGAGAGTCTTATTGTATTTTGTGATGTGACAGATAAGCATATGGATAAGCTTCTTTTTGAAATGAGACAGAAGAGTTTTGATGTATCATTTAAGGCAGTATTGACAGATACTAATAGAAAGTGGAATATTAAGCAGATGCTTGTGGAGATGAGAAGAGAAAAATTTGAATATATGCGGAGAAATATGAAATAA
- a CDS encoding aminoacyl-histidine dipeptidase, which translates to MRVLSELEPKNVFSFFEDICNIPHPSYKEEKISNYLVDFAKERKLEYYQDSLNNVIIIKEASKGYEDAAPIILQGHMDMVCEKTPDCDKNMDEDGLDLEVNGDFISAKGTTLGGDDGIAVAYALAILDDDSIAHPRLEFVCTVSEEVGMEGASSIDVSMLKGKKLLNMDSEEEGIMLASCAGGCSSRVTLKLDKNKVTGTKLSITLSGLTGGHSGVEIDKGRGNANVLMSRILRDVITDNNVYLAAFNGGRKDNAIPRECMAEIIVAADKTAEVKAAIENAAKEIKEEFATSDADLKCVVDISEGCSTEAVTYEDSTRAVSLIQALPNGIMRMSQDIDNLVETSLNLGVISLDESGICLRFSLRSSVGAALKNLKSQIKFISEAFRANAEFTGEYPAWEYKKDSKLRDDMVRIFEQMYGKKPTIEAIHAGVECGILAGKIEGLDCISMGPDIFDIHTTEEHLSISSTKRMYEYILNVIACK; encoded by the coding sequence ATGAGAGTATTATCTGAATTAGAACCTAAAAATGTATTTTCTTTTTTTGAGGATATATGTAATATCCCACATCCATCATATAAGGAAGAAAAAATCAGCAATTATCTTGTTGATTTCGCTAAGGAAAGAAAGCTTGAATATTATCAGGATTCACTTAACAATGTAATCATAATAAAGGAAGCCTCAAAGGGTTATGAGGATGCAGCACCTATAATACTTCAGGGACATATGGATATGGTATGCGAGAAGACACCTGATTGTGATAAGAATATGGATGAGGATGGACTGGATCTTGAGGTAAATGGTGATTTCATATCTGCTAAGGGAACAACGCTTGGTGGTGATGATGGAATAGCTGTTGCCTATGCACTTGCAATACTTGATGACGACAGTATCGCACATCCACGTCTTGAGTTCGTGTGTACAGTATCTGAGGAAGTAGGCATGGAAGGTGCTTCTTCCATAGATGTATCTATGTTAAAGGGCAAAAAGCTTCTTAATATGGATAGTGAAGAAGAAGGAATCATGCTTGCAAGCTGTGCAGGTGGCTGCAGTAGCAGAGTTACACTAAAGCTTGATAAAAATAAGGTTACTGGAACAAAGCTTAGTATTACTTTATCAGGACTGACAGGAGGTCATTCAGGTGTTGAAATAGATAAAGGCAGAGGTAATGCGAATGTTCTTATGTCAAGAATATTAAGGGATGTTATCACAGACAATAATGTATATCTTGCAGCGTTTAACGGTGGAAGAAAGGATAACGCTATTCCAAGAGAATGTATGGCTGAGATTATTGTAGCAGCAGACAAGACAGCAGAGGTTAAAGCAGCTATTGAGAATGCAGCAAAAGAGATAAAAGAAGAGTTTGCTACATCTGATGCAGACTTAAAGTGTGTTGTAGATATATCAGAGGGTTGCAGCACAGAGGCAGTAACATATGAAGATAGCACAAGGGCAGTTTCACTTATACAGGCATTACCTAACGGAATAATGAGAATGAGCCAGGATATAGATAATCTTGTGGAAACTTCGCTTAATCTTGGTGTGATTTCACTAGATGAATCAGGTATATGTCTTAGATTCTCACTTAGAAGTTCTGTAGGGGCTGCTTTAAAGAATCTTAAGAGCCAGATCAAATTCATTAGTGAAGCATTCAGGGCAAATGCTGAATTTACAGGTGAATATCCAGCATGGGAATATAAGAAGGATTCTAAGCTGCGTGATGACATGGTAAGGATATTTGAACAGATGTATGGTAAAAAGCCAACTATCGAGGCTATTCATGCAGGTGTTGAATGTGGTATACTTGCAGGCAAAATAGAAGGACTTGACTGCATATCAATGGGACCTGATATTTTTGATATTCATACAACTGAGGAACACTTAAGCATATCTTCAACTAAGAGAATGTATGAATATATACTTAACGTAATAGCTTGTAAATAA
- a CDS encoding chromate transporter has protein sequence MLINIERTAFLEMNSLQKYKKLFFSTFELSACTFGGGFVIIPLMRKKFVEELGWIEEDEMMDLTAIAQSSPGAIAVNASILVGYHVAGFSGAMLTVLGTILPPLMIISIISMFYQAFRDNAIVNMVMAGMLCGVAAVICDVVINMAKTIFQKKRLLPVIVMLGSFVAVRFFSVNIIAIILVCGVIGAADTWHQGKMRKVGDKQ, from the coding sequence ATGTTAATAAACATAGAAAGGACGGCATTTTTAGAAATGAATAGCTTGCAAAAATATAAAAAATTGTTTTTCTCCACTTTTGAACTGAGTGCTTGCACTTTTGGCGGTGGATTTGTAATCATTCCGTTGATGCGAAAAAAATTCGTGGAGGAACTTGGTTGGATTGAAGAAGATGAGATGATGGATCTGACAGCAATCGCACAGTCTTCTCCAGGCGCAATAGCAGTTAATGCTTCCATTTTGGTAGGTTATCATGTGGCGGGGTTTTCCGGCGCAATGCTCACGGTATTGGGAACTATATTGCCGCCATTGATGATTATTTCTATCATTTCCATGTTTTATCAGGCATTTCGAGATAATGCCATTGTAAATATGGTAATGGCAGGAATGCTCTGCGGAGTGGCGGCAGTAATCTGTGATGTTGTGATCAATATGGCAAAAACCATTTTTCAGAAAAAACGACTATTGCCTGTTATTGTTATGCTTGGTTCTTTTGTAGCCGTTCGCTTTTTCTCTGTGAATATCATAGCCATTATTCTTGTCTGTGGCGTGATCGGAGCAGCGGATACGTGGCATCAAGGAAAAATGCGGAAAGTAGGTGATAAACAGTGA
- the trxA gene encoding thioredoxin, which yields MEIKHVKASEFNNEVLKADKPVLVDFWADWCGPCKMLGPVLEQVAAKVDDVQIVKINVDEESSVAEKYNIMSIPTLLLFKSGECVAKSVGFISEGQVMEFIGK from the coding sequence ATGGAAATCAAACATGTAAAAGCAAGTGAATTCAATAATGAGGTACTTAAAGCGGATAAGCCGGTTCTTGTGGATTTCTGGGCAGACTGGTGCGGACCATGCAAGATGTTAGGACCAGTTCTTGAACAGGTTGCAGCTAAGGTGGATGATGTTCAGATTGTAAAGATTAATGTGGATGAGGAATCATCAGTTGCAGAGAAATATAATATTATGTCAATCCCTACATTACTTTTATTTAAGAGTGGTGAGTGTGTGGCAAAGAGTGTTGGTTTTATAAGTGAAGGACAGGTAATGGAATTTATTGGTAAATAA